In Burkholderia sp. NRF60-BP8, a single window of DNA contains:
- a CDS encoding MBL fold metallo-hydrolase encodes MNALEHQLDYPFADTLPAPGDTFEVAPGVRWLRMPLPFSLDHINLWLLRDEIDGQAGWTIVDCGIASDAIRTHWERIFDTHLDGLPVLRVLVTHCHPDHFGLANWLCEGGDKGRWNVRLWMTLGEYLFGCLMAAGNGSNAGGAAAADHFARHGLTDPAALDKLRNRRSYYSDLVPAVPPRYRRLREGDAVAIGARTWRVVTGFGHSPEHCALHSEADGVLISGDMVLPRISTNVSVFDLEPEANPLALYLESLGRYETMAPDTLVLPSHGKPFRGVRTRIAQLREHHDARLAEVRVACAEQPRSAADIVPIMFRRRELDIHQMTFALGEALAHLNLLWLAGELVREQGADGVLRFRTAG; translated from the coding sequence ATGAACGCCCTGGAACACCAACTCGACTACCCCTTCGCCGATACGCTGCCCGCCCCGGGCGACACGTTCGAGGTCGCGCCCGGCGTGCGCTGGCTGCGCATGCCGCTGCCGTTCTCGCTCGATCACATCAATCTCTGGCTGCTGCGCGACGAGATCGACGGGCAGGCCGGCTGGACGATCGTCGATTGCGGGATCGCGTCGGACGCGATCCGTACGCACTGGGAGCGGATCTTCGACACGCATCTCGACGGCCTGCCCGTGCTGCGCGTACTCGTCACGCACTGCCACCCCGATCACTTCGGCCTCGCGAACTGGCTGTGCGAAGGCGGCGACAAGGGCCGCTGGAACGTGCGGCTGTGGATGACGCTCGGCGAATACCTGTTCGGCTGCCTGATGGCGGCCGGCAACGGCTCGAACGCGGGCGGCGCGGCCGCCGCCGATCACTTCGCGCGCCACGGGCTGACCGATCCGGCCGCGCTCGACAAGCTGCGCAACCGCCGCAGCTATTACTCGGATCTCGTGCCGGCCGTGCCGCCGCGCTACCGGCGCCTGCGCGAAGGCGACGCGGTCGCGATCGGCGCGCGTACGTGGCGCGTCGTCACCGGCTTCGGCCATTCGCCTGAACATTGCGCGCTCCACAGCGAAGCGGACGGCGTGCTGATTTCCGGCGACATGGTGCTGCCGCGCATCTCGACGAACGTGTCGGTGTTCGACCTCGAACCGGAAGCGAACCCGCTCGCGTTGTACCTCGAATCGCTCGGCCGCTACGAGACGATGGCGCCCGACACGCTCGTGCTGCCGTCGCACGGCAAGCCGTTTCGCGGCGTGCGCACGCGCATCGCGCAACTGCGCGAACATCACGATGCGCGCCTGGCCGAAGTGCGCGTCGCGTGCGCGGAGCAGCCGCGCAGCGCGGCCGACATCGTGCCGATCATGTTCCGCCGCCGCGAGCTCGACATCCACCAGATGACGTTCGCGCTCGGCGAGGCGCTCGCGCACCTGAACCTGCTGTGGCTCGCGGGCGAACTCGTGCGCGAGCAGGGCGCCGACGGGGTGCTGCGGTTCCGTACCGCCGGCTGA
- the aceK gene encoding bifunctional isocitrate dehydrogenase kinase/phosphatase has product MNHFPKLLSSQIGFDVAQTMLEYFDRHYRIFREAAVDAKTLFERGDWHGLQRLARERITSYDDRVKECVEVLEDEYDAENIDDEVWQQIKLHYIGLLTSHRQPECAETFFNSVCCKILHRSYFNNDFIFVRPAISTEYLENDEPAAKPTYRAYYPGTDGLAVTLERIVTNFQLEPAFEDLARDIGCVMQAIDDEFGHFDEAPNFQIHVLSSLFFRNKSAYIVGRIINADRVLPFAVPIRHVRPGLLALDTVLLRRDLLQIIFSFSHSYFLVDMGVPSAYVDFLCTIMPGKPKAEIYTSVGLQKQGKNLFYRDLLHHLSHSSDRFIVAPGIKGLVMLVFTLPSFPYVFKIIKDHFPPPKDTTRAQIMEKYQLVKRHDRLGRMADTLEYSSVALPLARLDHALVRELEKEVPSLLEYEDDKLVIKHLYIERRMTPLNLYLQNGTDADVEHGVKEYGNAVKELMKANIFPGDMLYKNFGVTRHGRVVFYDYDEIEYLTDCNVRRVPPPRNEEDELSGEPWYTVGPHDIFPETYGPFLLGDPRVRDVFMKHHADFFDPALWQASKDKLMQGELPDFYPYDAALRFCVRYPARFGATDRNDGEGGAQRAA; this is encoded by the coding sequence ATGAATCACTTCCCCAAACTGCTGTCGTCGCAGATCGGTTTCGACGTCGCGCAGACGATGCTCGAATACTTCGATCGCCATTACCGGATCTTCCGCGAAGCGGCGGTCGATGCGAAGACGCTGTTCGAGCGCGGCGACTGGCACGGGCTGCAGCGGCTCGCGCGCGAGCGGATCACGTCGTACGACGATCGCGTGAAGGAATGCGTCGAGGTGCTGGAAGACGAGTACGACGCGGAGAACATCGACGACGAAGTGTGGCAGCAGATCAAGCTGCACTACATCGGGCTGCTCACGTCGCACCGCCAGCCCGAGTGCGCGGAAACCTTCTTCAATTCGGTGTGCTGCAAGATCCTGCACCGCTCGTATTTCAACAACGATTTCATCTTCGTGCGCCCGGCGATCTCGACCGAGTACCTCGAGAACGACGAGCCGGCCGCGAAGCCGACCTACCGCGCGTACTACCCGGGCACCGACGGGCTCGCGGTCACGCTCGAGCGCATCGTCACGAACTTCCAGCTCGAGCCGGCGTTCGAGGATCTCGCGCGCGACATCGGCTGCGTGATGCAGGCGATCGACGACGAATTCGGCCACTTCGACGAAGCGCCGAATTTCCAGATCCACGTGCTGTCGTCGCTGTTCTTCCGCAACAAGAGCGCATACATCGTCGGCCGCATCATCAACGCCGACCGCGTGCTGCCGTTCGCCGTGCCGATCCGCCACGTGCGCCCGGGCCTGCTCGCGCTCGACACCGTGCTGCTGCGCCGCGACCTGCTGCAGATCATCTTCAGCTTCTCGCATTCGTACTTCCTCGTCGACATGGGCGTGCCGTCCGCGTACGTGGATTTCCTCTGCACGATCATGCCGGGCAAGCCGAAGGCCGAGATCTACACGTCGGTCGGGCTGCAGAAGCAGGGCAAGAACCTGTTCTACCGCGACCTGCTGCACCACCTGTCGCATTCGAGCGACCGCTTCATCGTCGCGCCCGGGATCAAGGGCCTCGTGATGCTCGTGTTCACGCTGCCGTCGTTCCCGTACGTGTTCAAGATCATCAAGGACCACTTCCCGCCGCCGAAGGACACGACGCGCGCGCAGATCATGGAGAAGTACCAGCTCGTGAAGCGCCACGACCGCCTCGGGCGGATGGCCGACACGCTCGAGTATTCGAGCGTCGCGCTGCCGCTCGCGCGGCTCGATCACGCGCTCGTGCGCGAACTCGAGAAGGAAGTGCCGTCGCTGCTCGAATACGAGGACGACAAGCTCGTGATCAAGCACCTGTACATCGAGCGCCGGATGACGCCGCTCAACCTGTACCTGCAGAACGGCACCGACGCGGACGTCGAGCATGGCGTGAAGGAATACGGCAACGCGGTGAAGGAGCTGATGAAGGCCAACATCTTTCCGGGCGACATGCTGTACAAGAACTTCGGCGTCACGCGCCACGGCCGCGTCGTGTTCTACGACTACGACGAGATCGAGTACCTGACCGACTGCAACGTGCGGCGCGTGCCGCCGCCGCGCAACGAGGAAGACGAGCTGTCCGGCGAACCGTGGTATACCGTCGGCCCGCACGACATCTTTCCGGAGACCTACGGACCGTTCCTGCTCGGCGACCCGCGCGTGCGCGACGTCTTCATGAAGCATCACGCGGACTTTTTCGATCCCGCGCTGTGGCAGGCGAGCAAGGACAAGCTGATGCAGGGCGAGTTGCCCGATTTTTATCCGTACGACGCAGCGCTGCGCTTTTGCGTGCGCTACCCCGCGCGCTTCGGCGCGACGGACCGGAACGACGGCGAAGGCGGCGCGCAGCGCGCCGCCTGA
- the can gene encoding carbonate dehydratase, whose protein sequence is MTTQDNPLSHLFDNNDAWVKRQLADDPDFFARLADQQAPEYLWIGCSDSRVPANQIIGLPPGEVFVHRNIANVVVHSDLNCLSVIQFAVDILRVKHIMVVGHYGCSGVNAALHNRRVGLADNWLHHVQDVRERHAALLDEWPVGEARYRRLIELNSIEQVVNVCRTTIVNDAWARGQSLTVHGLVYGVHDGRMRNLGMAVSNFDALDETYRRCVAALTVRGQHAPDNDMVAADAAQIDGVAQAVAATLKPCDDAQ, encoded by the coding sequence ATGACTACCCAAGACAATCCGCTTTCACATCTGTTCGACAACAACGATGCCTGGGTCAAGCGCCAGCTCGCCGACGATCCCGATTTCTTCGCACGGCTCGCCGACCAGCAGGCGCCGGAATATCTGTGGATCGGCTGCTCTGATTCGCGCGTGCCGGCCAACCAGATCATCGGCCTGCCGCCGGGCGAGGTGTTCGTCCACCGCAACATCGCGAACGTCGTCGTGCACAGTGACCTGAACTGCCTGTCGGTAATCCAGTTCGCGGTCGACATCCTGCGCGTGAAGCACATCATGGTCGTCGGCCACTACGGCTGCTCGGGCGTGAACGCGGCGCTGCACAACCGCCGCGTCGGCCTCGCGGACAACTGGCTGCATCACGTGCAGGACGTGCGCGAGCGCCATGCGGCGCTGCTCGACGAATGGCCGGTCGGCGAAGCGCGCTACCGCCGCCTGATCGAGCTGAATTCGATCGAACAGGTCGTCAACGTGTGCCGCACGACGATCGTCAACGACGCATGGGCGCGCGGCCAGTCGCTGACCGTGCACGGGCTCGTGTACGGCGTGCACGACGGCCGGATGCGCAACCTCGGGATGGCCGTGTCGAACTTCGACGCGCTCGACGAGACCTACCGGCGCTGCGTGGCGGCGCTGACCGTACGCGGCCAGCATGCGCCCGACAACGACATGGTCGCGGCGGACGCCGCGCAGATCGACGGCGTCGCGCAGGCGGTCGCCGCCACGCTCAAGCCGTGCGACGACGCGCAGTAA
- a CDS encoding SDR family oxidoreductase: MKTVLIVGASRGLGREFVRQYRRDGWNVIATARDAASLDALRALGAQPHALDIAQPEQIAALGWKLDGERLDAAVLVSGVYGPRTEGVETITAEDFDAVMHTNVRGPMQLLPILLPLVEDARGVLAVVSSRMGSIAEATGTTGWLYRASKAALNDALRIASLQTRHAACISLHPGWVRTDMGGAQAAIDPETSVTGMRRVIAESASDVSQANGRFFQYDGIELSW; this comes from the coding sequence ATGAAAACCGTATTGATCGTCGGTGCATCGCGCGGCCTCGGCCGCGAATTCGTCCGGCAATACCGGCGCGACGGCTGGAACGTGATCGCCACCGCGCGCGACGCGGCGTCGCTCGACGCGTTGCGCGCGCTCGGCGCGCAGCCGCATGCGCTCGACATCGCGCAGCCCGAGCAGATCGCGGCGCTCGGCTGGAAGCTCGACGGCGAGCGGCTCGATGCGGCCGTGCTGGTGTCGGGCGTGTACGGGCCGCGCACCGAAGGCGTCGAGACGATCACCGCCGAGGATTTCGACGCGGTGATGCATACGAACGTGCGCGGGCCGATGCAGTTGCTGCCGATCCTGCTGCCGCTCGTCGAGGACGCGCGCGGCGTGCTGGCCGTCGTGTCGAGCCGGATGGGCAGCATCGCCGAGGCGACCGGCACGACGGGCTGGCTGTACCGCGCGAGCAAGGCCGCGCTGAACGACGCGCTGCGCATCGCGTCGCTGCAGACGCGCCATGCCGCGTGCATTTCGCTGCATCCCGGCTGGGTGCGCACCGACATGGGCGGCGCGCAAGCCGCGATCGATCCGGAAACGAGCGTGACCGGCATGCGTCGCGTCATCGCCGAATCCGCTTCGGACGTGTCCCAGGCGAACGGCCGGTTCTTCCAGTACGACGGCATCGAGCTCAGTTGGTGA
- a CDS encoding YchJ family protein, protein MILNRPDACPCGGASPARTGTAPAPRYAACCGRFIDGGEAAPTALELMRSRYSAYVLGATAYLRATWAARTCPPDLDVDPEAPDAPRWLGLAVKRHTPLDDRHAEVEFVARYKVGGRAYRLHETSRFERDEHGSWRYVDGEVSER, encoded by the coding sequence ATGATTTTGAACCGACCTGACGCGTGCCCGTGCGGCGGCGCGTCCCCCGCGCGCACCGGCACAGCGCCGGCGCCGCGCTATGCGGCCTGCTGCGGCCGCTTCATCGACGGCGGCGAAGCCGCCCCGACCGCGCTCGAATTGATGCGTTCGCGGTACAGCGCGTACGTGCTGGGCGCGACCGCTTACCTGCGCGCGACGTGGGCCGCGCGCACCTGCCCGCCCGATCTCGACGTCGACCCTGAAGCGCCGGACGCGCCGCGTTGGCTGGGCCTCGCGGTCAAACGCCACACGCCGCTCGACGACCGGCATGCGGAGGTCGAATTCGTGGCCCGCTACAAGGTCGGCGGACGCGCGTACCGGCTCCACGAGACGAGCCGCTTCGAGCGCGACGAGCACGGATCCTGGCGCTATGTCGACGGCGAAGTAAGTGAACGCTGA
- a CDS encoding dienelactone hydrolase family protein, whose amino-acid sequence MAFSKVLVGWMAACALSAAQAGTLPSANTGAGASGSLAHAGHFDYADANLPQVAADLNEQVLRIPADASGAVTLEATLFKPNGPGPFPLVVFNHGKNTGDLHLQPRSRPLAFAREFVRRGYAVIAPNRQGFAGSDGTYRQEGCNVGKNGLAQAADVDATVRYMSRQPYVDASRIVVAGTSHGGLVSIAYGTEAAAGVRGIINFSGGLRQDLCDGWQRNLVDAFDQYGAHTAVRSLWLYGDNDSVWTPALVAQMHDAYVSHGTQAQFIDFGRYKDDAHRLIVDRDGVPVWWPAVHAFLAELNLPTAVRYAVADPREPKATGYASIDAVNAVPYVDEAGREGYRRFLNQHPSRAFAVSSEGAWSWAEGGDDPMALALDNCAKQGAGACRLYAVNDRVVWSDNTTQTADNGDDHPRDVDTRALASR is encoded by the coding sequence ATGGCGTTCAGCAAGGTATTGGTGGGATGGATGGCGGCCTGTGCGCTGTCGGCCGCTCAGGCCGGTACGCTGCCGAGCGCCAATACGGGTGCCGGCGCCAGCGGATCGCTCGCCCATGCTGGGCACTTCGACTACGCCGACGCGAACCTGCCGCAGGTCGCCGCCGACCTCAACGAGCAGGTGCTGCGCATTCCGGCCGACGCGTCGGGCGCCGTCACGCTCGAGGCGACGCTTTTCAAGCCGAACGGCCCCGGCCCGTTCCCGCTCGTCGTCTTCAACCACGGTAAAAATACCGGCGATCTCCATCTGCAGCCGCGCAGCCGGCCGCTCGCGTTCGCGCGCGAATTCGTGCGCCGCGGCTATGCGGTGATCGCGCCGAATCGCCAGGGCTTCGCCGGTTCGGACGGCACGTACCGGCAGGAAGGCTGCAACGTCGGCAAGAACGGCCTCGCGCAGGCCGCCGACGTCGATGCGACGGTGCGCTACATGTCGCGCCAGCCGTACGTCGATGCGTCGCGCATCGTCGTCGCCGGCACGTCGCACGGCGGCCTCGTGTCGATCGCATACGGCACCGAAGCCGCAGCGGGCGTACGCGGCATCATCAACTTCTCCGGCGGGCTGCGCCAGGACCTGTGCGACGGCTGGCAGCGCAACCTCGTCGACGCGTTCGACCAGTACGGCGCGCATACCGCCGTGCGGTCGCTGTGGCTGTACGGCGACAACGATTCGGTGTGGACGCCCGCGCTCGTTGCGCAAATGCACGACGCATACGTGTCGCACGGCACGCAGGCGCAGTTCATCGATTTCGGCCGCTACAAGGACGACGCGCACCGGCTGATCGTCGATCGCGACGGCGTGCCCGTGTGGTGGCCGGCCGTGCACGCGTTCCTCGCCGAACTGAATCTGCCGACCGCGGTGCGCTATGCGGTCGCGGACCCGCGCGAACCGAAGGCCACCGGCTATGCGTCGATCGATGCGGTCAACGCGGTGCCCTACGTCGACGAAGCGGGCCGCGAAGGCTATCGCCGCTTCCTGAACCAGCATCCGAGCCGCGCGTTCGCGGTGTCGTCGGAAGGCGCGTGGTCATGGGCCGAAGGCGGCGACGACCCCATGGCGCTCGCGCTCGACAACTGCGCGAAGCAAGGTGCGGGCGCGTGCCGGCTGTATGCGGTCAACGACCGCGTCGTGTGGAGCGACAACACAACGCAGACGGCCGACAACGGCGACGATCACCCCCGCGACGTCGATACGCGCGCATTGGCTTCGCGCTGA
- a CDS encoding helix-turn-helix domain-containing protein translates to MMIVISITIDLMIDFTSMKVNQTAAASPAALAEAARVGEALARLRISRRVQQNEAATRAGLSRNTAYRIEKGDPGVALGQWLRYLEAIAPGTTLLELLSGTDPSLKTQAARERSRRVRSLTDNELKDLDF, encoded by the coding sequence ATGATGATCGTTATTTCGATCACAATCGACTTAATGATCGATTTTACGAGCATGAAGGTCAATCAAACTGCAGCCGCCAGCCCAGCCGCCCTCGCGGAAGCTGCGCGCGTTGGAGAAGCACTCGCCCGTCTGCGCATCTCGCGGCGCGTTCAGCAGAACGAGGCGGCCACCCGCGCCGGGCTCTCGCGCAATACCGCCTATCGCATCGAAAAAGGCGACCCTGGCGTCGCGCTGGGGCAGTGGCTTCGGTATCTCGAGGCGATTGCGCCGGGAACCACCCTGCTGGAACTGCTCTCCGGAACAGACCCGTCGCTCAAGACACAGGCTGCCCGAGAACGTAGTCGACGCGTACGATCGCTCACGGACAACGAACTCAAGGATCTTGATTTCTGA
- a CDS encoding HipA domain-containing protein: MLWLAKFPSRSDRLNVAVIEEATLRLAARCGIRVPPTRIVDVGGRQVMLIRRFDRYWTHPEFEALRGDDALYPPPVPGQPSEECPSRAH, from the coding sequence GTGCTTTGGCTGGCCAAATTCCCGAGTCGTAGCGACCGGTTGAACGTGGCGGTCATCGAAGAGGCCACGCTTCGTCTTGCGGCCCGGTGCGGCATTCGGGTCCCACCCACCCGCATCGTCGACGTTGGCGGCCGACAAGTCATGTTGATCCGCCGATTCGATCGGTACTGGACTCACCCCGAGTTCGAAGCCCTTCGAGGGGACGACGCGCTATATCCGCCCCCCGTGCCGGGGCAACCGAGCGAAGAGTGCCCTTCGCGAGCGCATTAA
- a CDS encoding HipA domain-containing protein, with amino-acid sequence MESIEKSYQDVAHAIRQHGHVDAIRADNRELFKRMVFNILVSNDDDHLRNHGFIRDPRLPGWRLSPLYDVLPRPSSAHERYLHLGIGPQGRLATLDNAFSARDAFGLSKADAGLAIAEVWQPTREWKTWFEEHGVPDKEVDKIAPAFRHIDHVADAALRKALP; translated from the coding sequence ATGGAATCGATCGAGAAAAGTTATCAGGATGTGGCTCACGCGATCCGGCAGCATGGGCACGTGGACGCCATTCGAGCCGACAACAGGGAACTGTTCAAGCGGATGGTCTTCAACATCCTCGTGAGCAACGACGACGACCATTTGCGCAATCACGGATTCATTCGCGACCCGCGTCTTCCAGGCTGGCGCCTTAGCCCGTTATACGATGTTCTGCCCCGTCCGAGCAGTGCACACGAGCGCTATCTGCACCTCGGCATCGGGCCGCAGGGCCGGCTCGCCACACTGGACAACGCGTTCAGTGCCCGGGATGCATTCGGCCTTTCGAAGGCAGACGCCGGACTCGCGATTGCGGAAGTCTGGCAACCGACACGCGAATGGAAGACGTGGTTCGAAGAGCATGGCGTGCCTGACAAGGAAGTCGACAAGATTGCGCCGGCGTTCCGTCACATCGACCACGTAGCCGACGCAGCACTTCGCAAGGCATTGCCCTGA
- the bioA gene encoding adenosylmethionine--8-amino-7-oxononanoate transaminase, whose protein sequence is MSTPATDDWVARSLRAVWHPCTQMKHHERLPLVPVARGAGVWLYDRDGRRYFDAISSWWVNLFGHANPDINAALKDQLDTLEHAMLAGCTHEPAIELAERLHALTARTLGHAFFASDGASAVEIALKMSFHAWRNRGRANKQEFVCVANSYHGETIGALGVTDVALFKDAYDPLIRHAHVVASPDARGALPGETAADVAGRALADVRRLFVERGDRIAALIVEPLVQCAAGMAMHDPSYVRGLRALCDEFGVHLIADEIAVGCGRTGTFFACEQAGVWPDFMCLSKGISGGYLPLSLVLTRDDVFAAFYDDDTTRGFLHSHSYTGNPLACRAAVATLDLFARDDVLASNARKSATLRAALAPLGAHPHVRHLRERGTLFAFDVALDGDAARGFSRRFFEQALARELLLRPIGTTVYLMPPYVMSDDDIAWLAQHTRDTLDATLEDLRR, encoded by the coding sequence TTGAGTACGCCAGCCACCGACGACTGGGTCGCGCGCAGCCTGCGCGCGGTCTGGCATCCCTGCACCCAGATGAAGCATCACGAGCGCCTGCCGCTCGTCCCCGTCGCGCGCGGCGCGGGCGTGTGGCTGTACGACCGCGACGGCCGCCGCTACTTCGACGCGATCAGCTCGTGGTGGGTCAACCTGTTCGGCCATGCGAACCCGGACATCAACGCGGCGCTGAAGGACCAGCTCGACACGCTCGAGCACGCGATGCTCGCCGGCTGCACGCACGAACCGGCGATCGAACTCGCCGAACGGCTGCATGCGCTCACCGCGCGCACGCTCGGCCATGCGTTCTTCGCGTCGGACGGCGCGTCGGCCGTCGAGATCGCGCTGAAGATGAGCTTCCACGCGTGGCGCAACCGCGGCCGCGCGAACAAGCAGGAATTCGTCTGCGTCGCGAACAGCTATCACGGCGAGACGATCGGCGCGCTCGGCGTGACCGACGTCGCGCTGTTCAAGGATGCGTACGACCCGCTGATCCGCCACGCGCACGTCGTCGCGTCGCCCGATGCGCGCGGCGCGCTGCCGGGCGAGACGGCCGCCGACGTCGCGGGCCGCGCGCTCGCGGACGTGCGGCGCCTGTTCGTCGAACGCGGCGACCGGATCGCCGCGCTGATCGTCGAGCCGCTCGTGCAGTGCGCGGCCGGCATGGCGATGCACGATCCGTCGTATGTGCGCGGGCTGCGCGCGCTGTGCGACGAATTCGGCGTGCACCTGATCGCCGACGAGATCGCGGTCGGCTGCGGCCGCACGGGCACCTTCTTCGCATGCGAGCAGGCCGGCGTCTGGCCCGATTTCATGTGCCTGTCGAAAGGGATCAGCGGCGGCTACCTGCCGCTGTCGCTCGTGCTCACGCGCGACGACGTGTTCGCGGCGTTCTACGACGACGACACGACGCGCGGCTTCCTGCACTCGCATTCGTACACGGGCAACCCGCTCGCGTGCCGCGCGGCCGTTGCAACGCTCGATCTGTTCGCGCGCGACGACGTGCTCGCGAGCAACGCCCGCAAATCGGCGACGCTGCGCGCGGCGCTCGCGCCGCTCGGCGCGCATCCGCACGTGCGCCACCTGCGCGAGCGCGGCACGCTGTTCGCATTCGACGTCGCGCTCGACGGCGACGCGGCGCGCGGTTTCTCGCGGCGCTTCTTCGAACAGGCGCTCGCGCGCGAACTGCTGCTGCGCCCGATCGGCACGACCGTGTACCTGATGCCGCCGTACGTGATGAGCGACGACGACATCGCGTGGCTCGCGCAACACACGCGCGACACGCTCGACGCCACGCTGGAGGACCTCCGCCGATGA
- the bioF gene encoding 8-amino-7-oxononanoate synthase, with product MSLLDTLQRGLVDLDAQGLRRVRRIADTACDARMTVDGREIVGFASNDYLGLAAHPALVAAFAQGAQRYGSGSGGSHLLGGHSRAHARLEDELAGFAGGFSDAPRALYFSTGYMANLAAMTALAGKGATIFSDALNHASLIDGMRLSRANVQVYPHADTAALAALLDASDAETKLIVSDTVFSMDGDVAPLAELVALAERHRAWLVVDDAHGFGVLGPQGRGALAAAALRSPHLVYVGTLGKAAGVAGAFVIAHETVIEWLIQRARSYIFTTAAPPAVAHAVSASLKLIAGDEGDARRAHLAALIERTRALLRNTRWQPVDSHTAVQPLVIGSNDATLAAMRALDAHGLWVPAIRPPTVPAGTSRLRVSLSAAHSFDDLARLEAALIEASEAAA from the coding sequence ATGAGCCTGCTCGACACCCTGCAGCGCGGCCTCGTCGACCTCGACGCCCAAGGGCTGCGCCGCGTGCGCCGCATCGCCGACACCGCGTGCGACGCGCGCATGACCGTGGACGGCCGCGAGATCGTCGGCTTCGCGAGCAACGACTACCTCGGCCTCGCCGCGCATCCGGCGCTCGTCGCCGCGTTCGCGCAAGGCGCGCAGCGCTACGGCTCCGGCAGCGGCGGCTCGCATCTGCTCGGCGGGCATTCGCGTGCGCATGCCCGGCTCGAGGACGAACTCGCCGGTTTCGCGGGCGGTTTCTCCGATGCGCCGCGCGCGCTGTACTTCAGCACCGGCTACATGGCGAACCTCGCCGCGATGACGGCGCTCGCCGGCAAGGGCGCGACGATCTTTTCCGACGCCCTGAACCACGCATCGCTGATCGACGGCATGCGGCTGTCGCGCGCGAACGTGCAAGTCTATCCGCACGCCGATACGGCCGCGCTCGCCGCGCTGCTCGACGCGTCGGATGCCGAAACGAAGCTGATCGTCAGCGATACCGTGTTCAGCATGGACGGCGACGTCGCACCGCTCGCCGAACTCGTCGCGCTGGCCGAACGCCATCGCGCGTGGCTCGTCGTCGACGACGCGCACGGCTTCGGCGTGCTCGGCCCGCAGGGTCGCGGCGCGCTCGCGGCCGCCGCGCTGCGTTCGCCGCATCTCGTGTACGTCGGCACGCTCGGCAAGGCGGCCGGTGTCGCCGGCGCGTTCGTGATCGCGCATGAAACCGTGATCGAATGGCTGATCCAGCGCGCGCGCAGCTACATCTTCACGACGGCCGCGCCGCCGGCCGTCGCGCATGCGGTCTCGGCGAGCCTGAAGCTGATCGCGGGCGACGAAGGCGACGCGCGCCGCGCGCACCTCGCCGCGCTGATCGAACGCACGCGCGCGCTGCTGCGTAACACGCGCTGGCAGCCGGTCGATTCGCATACGGCCGTGCAGCCGCTCGTGATCGGCAGCAACGACGCGACGCTCGCGGCGATGCGCGCGCTCGACGCGCACGGCCTGTGGGTGCCCGCGATCCGGCCGCCGACGGTGCCGGCCGGCACGTCGCGGCTGCGCGTGTCGCTGTCGGCCGCGCATTCGTTCGACGATCTCGCGCGGCTCGAAGCCGCGTTGATCGAAGCCAGCGAGGCAGCCGCATGA
- the bioD gene encoding dethiobiotin synthase gives MTAAPLSVFVTGTDTEIGKTFVSAAMLHGFARHGLRAAALKPVAAGAYERDGVWRNEDADQLDAAANVALPPELRTPFLLRAPAAPHIVAAQEGVTLDLDTIVACHRDALTRADVVVVEGVGGFRVPLNDTQDTADLAVALGLPVVLVVGVRLGCISHALLTADAIRARGLTLAGWVANHVDPAMSFADENVATIRDWLAREHRAPLVGRIAHMTPAAPESAAAMLDIAALVESLRAARH, from the coding sequence ATGACCGCCGCCCCGCTTTCCGTCTTCGTCACCGGCACCGACACCGAAATCGGCAAGACCTTCGTGTCGGCCGCGATGCTGCACGGCTTCGCGCGGCACGGGCTGCGCGCGGCCGCGCTGAAGCCGGTCGCGGCCGGCGCGTACGAACGCGACGGCGTGTGGCGCAACGAGGATGCCGATCAGCTCGACGCCGCCGCGAACGTCGCGCTGCCGCCCGAGTTGCGCACGCCGTTCCTGCTGAGAGCGCCGGCCGCGCCGCACATCGTCGCCGCGCAGGAAGGCGTAACGCTCGACCTCGACACGATCGTCGCGTGCCATCGCGACGCGCTGACGCGCGCGGACGTCGTCGTCGTCGAAGGCGTCGGCGGCTTTCGCGTGCCGCTGAACGACACGCAGGACACCGCCGATCTCGCGGTCGCGCTCGGCCTGCCCGTCGTGCTCGTCGTCGGCGTCCGGCTCGGCTGCATCAGCCATGCGCTGCTGACGGCCGACGCGATTCGCGCACGCGGCCTCACGCTCGCGGGCTGGGTCGCGAACCACGTCGACCCGGCCATGTCGTTCGCCGACGAGAACGTCGCGACGATCCGCGACTGGCTCGCGCGCGAGCACCGCGCGCCGCTCGTCGGCCGCATCGCGCACATGACGCCGGCCGCCCCCGAATCCGCCGCGGCGATGCTCGACATCGCCGCGCTCGTCGAGTCGCTGCGCGCCGCGCGGCATTGA